A region of Streptomyces deccanensis DNA encodes the following proteins:
- a CDS encoding lipid-transfer protein yields MSVRARDGLGGRAAIVGVGATDFSKDSGRSELRLAVEAVRAALDDAGLAPSDVDGMVTFTMDTSPEITVAQAAGMGELSFFSRVHYGGGAACATVQQAALAVAAGVAEVVVCYRAFNERSGRRFGSGVRHREPSAEGVALGWTLPFGLLTPASWVAMAAQRYLYAYGLTPEAFGHVAVVDRKHAATNPAAYFHGRPITLDEHAASRWIVEPLRLLDCCQETDGGQALVVTSVERARDLRRPPAVVVAAAQGAGRAQQQMTGFYDSDLTGLPEMGVVARQLRRTSGLGPDDFDVGILYDHFTPFVLMQLEEFGFCGPGEAADFVAEERLPLNTHGGQLGEAYLHGMNGIAEAVRQLRGTSVNQVAGAERVLVTAGTGVPTSGLVLGTAG; encoded by the coding sequence GTGAGCGTACGGGCCAGGGACGGGCTCGGCGGGCGGGCCGCGATCGTCGGCGTCGGCGCGACCGACTTCTCCAAGGACTCGGGGCGCAGCGAGCTGCGGCTCGCCGTGGAGGCGGTGCGCGCGGCGCTGGACGACGCGGGACTGGCGCCGTCGGACGTCGACGGCATGGTGACGTTCACGATGGACACGAGCCCGGAGATCACGGTCGCGCAGGCGGCCGGCATGGGTGAGCTGTCCTTCTTCTCCCGCGTCCACTACGGCGGCGGTGCCGCGTGCGCGACCGTGCAGCAGGCGGCGCTCGCGGTCGCGGCGGGCGTGGCGGAGGTGGTGGTCTGCTACCGGGCGTTCAACGAGCGCTCCGGGCGGCGGTTCGGGTCGGGCGTACGGCACCGGGAGCCGTCGGCGGAGGGCGTGGCGCTCGGGTGGACGCTCCCTTTCGGGCTGCTCACGCCCGCTTCCTGGGTCGCGATGGCGGCGCAGCGCTACCTGTACGCCTACGGGCTGACCCCCGAGGCGTTCGGACACGTGGCCGTGGTCGACCGCAAGCACGCGGCGACGAACCCGGCGGCGTACTTCCACGGCCGCCCCATCACCCTCGACGAGCACGCCGCCTCGCGCTGGATCGTCGAGCCGCTGCGGCTGCTGGACTGCTGCCAGGAGACGGACGGCGGCCAGGCCCTCGTCGTCACCTCGGTGGAGCGCGCACGGGATCTGCGGAGGCCGCCCGCCGTGGTCGTGGCCGCCGCCCAGGGCGCGGGCCGGGCGCAGCAGCAGATGACCGGCTTCTACGACAGCGATCTCACCGGGCTGCCGGAGATGGGCGTCGTCGCCCGGCAGCTCCGGCGGACCTCGGGGCTGGGCCCCGACGACTTCGACGTGGGCATCCTGTACGACCACTTCACGCCGTTCGTGCTGATGCAGCTGGAGGAGTTCGGGTTCTGCGGGCCGGGGGAGGCGGCGGACTTCGTCGCCGAGGAGCGGCTGCCGCTCAACACCCATGGCGGGCAGCTCGGTGAGGCGTATCTGCACGGGATGAACGGCATCGCGGAGGCGGTACGGCAGCTGCGGGGCACCTCCGTGAACCAGGTCGCCGGCGCGGAGCGGGTGCTGGTCACCGCGGGGACGGGGGTGCCCACCTCGGGGTTGGTGCTGGGAACGGCGGGGTGA
- a CDS encoding MaoC family dehydratase, whose product MKVEAGDVIPPLEIEITRTLVVAGAIASRDYQDVHHDPELARRRGSPDVFMNILTTNGLVGRYVTDHFGPDVVLRKVAIRLGAPNYPGDTMVLTGTVEAIDGATVTVKVIGDNGVGRHVTGTVTLTSGEAA is encoded by the coding sequence GTGAAGGTCGAGGCCGGGGACGTGATTCCGCCGCTGGAGATCGAGATCACCCGCACGCTCGTCGTCGCGGGCGCGATCGCCTCGCGCGACTACCAGGACGTGCACCACGATCCGGAGCTGGCGCGGCGGCGCGGGTCGCCGGACGTGTTCATGAACATCCTGACGACGAACGGCCTGGTGGGCCGGTACGTCACCGATCACTTCGGTCCGGACGTCGTGCTGCGCAAGGTGGCGATCCGGCTCGGCGCGCCCAACTACCCCGGCGACACCATGGTGTTGACCGGCACGGTCGAGGCGATCGACGGCGCGACCGTCACCGTCAAGGTGATCGGCGACAACGGCGTCGGGCGGCACGTCACCGGCACGGTGACCCTGACCTCGGGGGAGGCGGCGTGA
- a CDS encoding bifunctional MaoC family dehydratase N-terminal/OB-fold nucleic acid binding domain-containing protein: protein MVEDLSVRLKAYEGRPAVLGGRGKDPVNAPMIRHWCEAMGDTNPAYTGPDAVAPPTMLQVWTMGGLSGHETRAPAYDELLALLDDAGCTSVVATDCEQEYLRALRPGDEITFDSVIESVSERKTTRLGSGYFVTTRMDVRVGDELVGTHRFRILKYAPAHAPRTPAPTPPPSTTLAPPQERPRRPRPVVNRDNSGFWEGISRHRLLIQRCVDCATLRLPWLPGCNACGSAAWDTVEASGEGSVYSYVVMHHPRFPAFDPPYAVGLIELVEGVRMVSNVVGVPCDKVRIGMPVRLEFARCDEELELPVFRATREGVVSA from the coding sequence ATGGTCGAGGACCTGTCCGTACGGCTCAAGGCCTACGAGGGGCGCCCGGCCGTCCTCGGCGGCCGTGGCAAGGACCCCGTCAACGCGCCCATGATCCGGCACTGGTGCGAGGCCATGGGGGACACCAACCCCGCGTACACCGGACCGGACGCCGTCGCGCCGCCGACCATGCTCCAGGTGTGGACGATGGGCGGACTGAGCGGCCACGAGACCCGCGCTCCGGCGTACGACGAACTTCTCGCGCTGCTCGACGACGCCGGATGCACCTCCGTCGTCGCCACGGACTGCGAGCAGGAGTACCTGCGCGCGCTGCGGCCGGGGGACGAGATCACCTTCGACTCGGTCATCGAGTCGGTGTCGGAGCGGAAGACGACCAGGCTCGGCAGCGGGTATTTCGTCACGACCCGGATGGATGTGCGGGTCGGCGACGAACTCGTGGGCACCCATCGCTTCCGGATCCTCAAATACGCGCCGGCCCACGCGCCGCGAACACCGGCGCCCACGCCACCCCCTTCCACGACCCTCGCGCCGCCCCAGGAGCGACCCCGCCGCCCCCGTCCCGTCGTCAATCGCGACAACTCCGGTTTCTGGGAGGGGATCTCACGGCATCGGCTGCTCATCCAGCGCTGCGTCGACTGCGCCACGCTCCGCCTCCCCTGGCTGCCGGGCTGCAACGCGTGCGGTTCGGCCGCGTGGGACACGGTCGAGGCGAGCGGCGAGGGGTCCGTGTACTCGTACGTCGTCATGCACCATCCGCGCTTCCCGGCCTTCGATCCGCCGTACGCCGTCGGGCTGATCGAGCTGGTGGAGGGGGTGCGGATGGTCAGCAACGTCGTCGGGGTGCCGTGCGACAAGGTGCGGATCGGGATGCCCGTACGGCTCGAATTCGCGCGTTGCGACGAGGAGTTGGAGCTGCCGGTGTTCCGGGCGACACGGGAAGGGGTGGTGTCGGCGTGA
- a CDS encoding bifunctional DNA primase/polymerase → MATKDRQASTLALAHALSAAERGLAVIPLSRTKLPALRSPHRPTHSSTPAPSPLPPPCHGECGRFGHGVYDASTDPRRIRELFAAAPWATGYGIACGVHPHHLIGVDLDTKSGTDSSAALRELALRHLFTIPETVVVLTPSGGRHLWLTGPPDVAVPNSASRLAPGIDIRGAGGYLVGPGSRTDHGTYTAAPGTSHLHPAPCPPALLRLLLPPPRTGPSRTPDGQGNGHGLVHFVLTAQEGQRNTRLFWAACRAYENGLGPELAEALREAAVRTGLTDREARSTIASAARMARGGG, encoded by the coding sequence ATGGCCACCAAGGACCGGCAGGCCAGCACCCTGGCCCTGGCACACGCGCTCTCCGCCGCCGAACGCGGACTGGCGGTGATCCCCCTGTCCCGCACCAAGCTCCCGGCCCTACGCTCCCCCCACCGACCGACGCACTCCTCCACTCCCGCCCCATCCCCTCTCCCACCCCCGTGTCATGGGGAGTGCGGGCGCTTCGGCCACGGCGTGTACGACGCCTCCACCGACCCCCGGCGCATCCGCGAACTCTTCGCCGCCGCCCCCTGGGCCACCGGCTACGGCATCGCGTGCGGGGTCCACCCTCACCATCTGATCGGCGTCGACCTGGACACGAAGTCCGGTACGGACTCCTCGGCGGCCCTGCGTGAACTGGCCCTGCGCCACCTCTTCACGATCCCCGAGACGGTCGTCGTGCTGACGCCCAGCGGGGGCCGCCACCTCTGGCTCACCGGCCCACCCGACGTGGCCGTCCCCAACTCCGCCAGCCGACTCGCCCCCGGCATCGACATCCGCGGCGCCGGCGGCTACCTCGTCGGCCCCGGCTCCCGCACCGACCACGGCACCTACACCGCGGCCCCCGGCACGTCCCACCTCCACCCGGCCCCCTGCCCACCGGCCCTGCTCCGCCTCCTGCTGCCACCGCCGCGCACGGGCCCCTCCCGGACGCCGGACGGCCAGGGCAACGGCCACGGCCTCGTGCACTTCGTCCTGACCGCCCAGGAGGGACAACGCAACACCCGCCTCTTCTGGGCGGCTTGCCGCGCCTACGAGAACGGTCTCGGCCCCGAACTCGCAGAAGCGCTCCGCGAGGCAGCCGTACGCACGGGCCTCACCGACCGCGAGGCGAGGTCGACGATCGCGTCGGCGGCGCGGATGGCGAGGGGTGGGGGGTGA
- a CDS encoding tyrosine-type recombinase/integrase: MAGKRKSRRNFGRVRKLPSGRFQARYPGPDGVLRPADRTFATSTDADRWLAKKRIEIEDGRWLDPAEGQTTVRDWAARWLAAVSPQLKHKTQASYRSLINSLINPALGDRELSGLRPITITEWVASMNTRGLSASRIRQAYRVLSQIMRAAVDNDMIPQTPCRGVKLPRMPQTEPHILTPLEASRIVGSAAKPHDLLIALLAYAGLRVGEAFALRRVDIDVSGGFVLVDENLAEANGALVFDTPKSHQKRLLRVGPALAKRLGRHLETLSGGDDALLFTTPGGKPLRYNQWRKAYFDPAVSAAGLTDVTPHDLRASHGTWVADRYGVMTAAHRLGHSNASVTTRHYARPVAGRDDQVAEAADAWLGGQEGTGPPEVQEPL; this comes from the coding sequence ATGGCTGGCAAGCGCAAGTCCCGCCGGAACTTCGGTCGTGTCCGCAAGCTCCCCTCGGGACGCTTCCAAGCCCGGTACCCGGGGCCTGACGGCGTGCTGCGGCCTGCGGATCGTACGTTCGCCACGTCGACGGACGCTGACCGGTGGCTGGCCAAGAAGCGCATCGAGATCGAGGACGGGCGTTGGCTCGACCCTGCTGAGGGGCAGACGACCGTGCGCGACTGGGCGGCTCGCTGGCTCGCTGCCGTCTCTCCTCAGCTCAAGCACAAGACCCAAGCGTCGTACCGGTCGTTGATCAACTCGCTGATCAATCCGGCGCTCGGCGACCGTGAGCTGTCGGGCCTCCGGCCGATCACGATCACGGAGTGGGTGGCCAGCATGAACACGCGGGGGCTCAGCGCCTCGCGCATACGGCAGGCGTACCGGGTGCTGTCGCAGATCATGCGGGCCGCTGTCGACAACGACATGATCCCGCAGACACCGTGCCGGGGTGTGAAGCTGCCGCGTATGCCGCAGACGGAGCCGCACATCCTCACTCCGCTCGAAGCCTCCCGGATCGTGGGGAGCGCGGCCAAGCCGCATGACTTGCTGATCGCGCTCCTCGCCTACGCGGGCCTGCGGGTGGGGGAGGCGTTCGCCCTCCGGCGCGTTGACATCGACGTGTCCGGCGGGTTCGTCCTGGTCGACGAGAACCTTGCCGAAGCCAACGGGGCCTTGGTCTTCGACACACCGAAGTCGCATCAGAAGCGGCTTCTCCGTGTCGGCCCGGCCCTCGCGAAGCGACTCGGCCGGCACCTGGAGACCCTGTCCGGCGGGGATGACGCACTCCTGTTCACGACACCCGGCGGGAAGCCGCTGCGCTACAACCAGTGGCGCAAGGCGTACTTCGACCCCGCCGTCTCGGCGGCCGGGCTCACCGACGTGACCCCGCACGACCTTCGGGCCTCACACGGGACCTGGGTCGCCGACCGCTACGGCGTCATGACCGCCGCTCACCGGCTCGGCCACTCGAACGCGAGCGTCACGACTCGGCACTACGCCCGGCCGGTCGCCGGTCGTGATGATCAGGTCGCCGAAGCGGCCGATGCGTGGCTTGGAGGGCAAGAAGGAACCGGCCCTCCCGAAGTCCAAGAACCCCTCTGA
- a CDS encoding helix-turn-helix domain-containing protein produces the protein MNDRYMSVDQVAELLGTSIRFPRRLVEERRIRFVKVGRHVRIPESAVRDFIAANTVEPIVLRPTGLRRAA, from the coding sequence ATGAACGACCGCTACATGTCCGTGGACCAGGTCGCCGAGTTGCTGGGCACGTCGATCCGCTTTCCTCGGCGCCTGGTCGAGGAGCGGCGCATCCGGTTCGTGAAGGTCGGTCGGCACGTCCGCATCCCGGAGAGCGCTGTACGGGATTTCATCGCCGCCAACACCGTGGAACCGATCGTGCTGCGGCCGACGGGCTTGAGGAGGGCTGCCTGA
- a CDS encoding replication initiator: protein MPGILRQLSGLGGCTHPIRLDGHRTEHDVDTTTGEIGRVLQHLDSTDLPAGQLLVRCNNRRTTRCAACSEVYRRDTFHLITSGLRGGKGVPEHVATHPRVFATFTAPSFGPVHNRPSSGRPCRCGTHHDQDDAALGSPLDPDTYDYEAAVLWNAHAGPLWQRFSTYLRREVAKRAGLSQRRFRDHARVSFAKVAEYQKRGAVHFHAVIRIDGPTGGDTPPPAWATAELLTDAIETAAAKVRVDGPVIDGRAHTFAFGRQLDVRTIRSADFNDGQELTERAVAAYIAKYATKGAETATGALDRPLKFAAELAQLDISDHARRLIRTAWFLGARKDLEHLRLRAWAHMLCFRGHFSTKSRRYSTTLGALRDARAEWRRAQAAANTPDNGPETTYVLAHWVFAGTGLSDTEAWLAASLEPAPGTEGEPTA, encoded by the coding sequence CTGCCCGGTATCCTCCGCCAGTTGTCCGGACTCGGCGGCTGCACCCACCCCATCCGCCTCGACGGCCACCGCACCGAGCACGACGTCGACACCACGACCGGCGAGATCGGCCGCGTCCTCCAGCACCTCGACTCCACCGACCTCCCCGCCGGCCAACTCCTCGTCCGCTGCAACAACCGCCGCACCACCCGCTGCGCGGCCTGCTCCGAGGTCTACCGCCGCGACACCTTCCACCTGATCACCTCCGGCCTGCGCGGCGGCAAGGGCGTCCCCGAACACGTCGCCACCCACCCGCGCGTCTTCGCCACCTTCACCGCGCCGAGCTTCGGCCCGGTCCACAACCGCCCTTCCAGCGGGCGCCCCTGCCGCTGCGGCACCCACCACGACCAAGACGACGCCGCACTCGGCTCGCCGCTCGACCCGGACACCTACGACTACGAAGCAGCCGTTCTCTGGAACGCCCACGCCGGTCCGCTCTGGCAGCGCTTCTCCACCTACCTGCGCCGAGAGGTCGCCAAGCGCGCGGGCCTGTCACAACGCCGCTTCCGAGACCACGCCCGCGTCTCCTTCGCCAAGGTCGCCGAGTACCAAAAGCGCGGCGCGGTCCACTTCCATGCCGTCATCCGCATCGACGGCCCCACCGGTGGTGACACCCCACCTCCGGCCTGGGCGACCGCCGAACTCCTCACGGACGCCATCGAGACAGCGGCGGCCAAGGTCCGCGTGGACGGCCCGGTCATCGACGGACGCGCCCACACCTTCGCCTTCGGCCGCCAACTCGACGTCCGCACCATCCGCTCCGCCGACTTCAACGACGGCCAGGAGCTGACCGAACGCGCGGTTGCCGCGTACATCGCCAAGTACGCCACCAAGGGCGCCGAGACAGCCACGGGAGCTCTTGACCGGCCGCTGAAGTTCGCCGCCGAGCTGGCCCAGCTCGACATCAGCGACCACGCCCGCCGCCTCATCCGAACCGCCTGGTTCCTCGGCGCGCGCAAGGACCTCGAACACCTCCGCCTACGGGCCTGGGCTCACATGCTCTGCTTCCGCGGCCACTTCTCCACCAAGTCCCGCCGCTACTCCACCACCCTCGGCGCGCTCCGCGACGCACGCGCCGAATGGCGCCGAGCACAAGCCGCAGCCAACACACCCGACAACGGGCCCGAGACGACGTACGTCCTCGCGCACTGGGTCTTCGCCGGAACCGGCCTGTCCGACACCGAAGCCTGGCTTGCCGCCTCCCTCGAACCCGCCCCCGGAACGGAAGGAGAACCGACCGCATGA
- a CDS encoding SpdD protein: MFLPQYPDTPTPPPVHIHAPADPAPVRRSLPAVSISPGVVAAVVVGGVVLTALLAAVAVSAISVAIAAVVLRSLIREQNRR, encoded by the coding sequence GTGTTCCTGCCCCAGTACCCCGACACCCCCACCCCGCCGCCTGTGCACATCCACGCCCCGGCCGATCCGGCTCCCGTACGGCGCTCACTCCCGGCGGTCTCCATCAGTCCCGGAGTCGTGGCGGCCGTGGTCGTCGGCGGTGTCGTCCTCACCGCGCTCCTGGCCGCCGTCGCCGTCTCGGCCATCTCCGTCGCCATCGCGGCCGTGGTCCTGCGCTCCCTGATCCGCGAGCAGAACCGGCGCTGA
- a CDS encoding mobile element transfer protein, translated as MPNRRFRNVTRIGPVQVATSYDGRGREKHTAACTAPRCNFSADYDSRAAAELAARTHRCPVR; from the coding sequence ATGCCCAACCGCCGCTTCCGCAACGTCACCCGCATCGGCCCCGTCCAGGTCGCCACGTCCTACGACGGCCGGGGCCGCGAGAAGCACACCGCCGCCTGCACGGCTCCGCGCTGCAACTTCTCCGCCGACTACGACAGCCGCGCCGCCGCCGAGCTGGCCGCCCGCACCCACCGCTGCCCCGTCCGCTGA
- a CDS encoding DUF2637 domain-containing protein, translating into MRAQLARVDAVLVQALIAAALSFAHLHDIASAAGQDGWKAWAYPISVDLLLVAAWRRLRSGEAKASGWCWFVIALAASLGANVATAGLLDLNDVPAWLRILVAGWPAVAFLGGTLLAHTTPTTTDKDPEDTDDTVDQEDVPELAPEEPPPTPPAIEPPPPERPAVPVPAALVEHARKVAAEHHTRTGTPIDTPTLRARLGVPAPMAEAIAAHLAPTGS; encoded by the coding sequence ATGCGCGCCCAACTGGCCCGTGTCGACGCGGTGCTCGTCCAGGCGCTCATCGCCGCCGCGCTGTCCTTCGCCCACCTGCACGACATCGCCTCGGCGGCCGGACAGGACGGGTGGAAAGCGTGGGCCTACCCGATCTCGGTCGACCTGCTGCTCGTCGCCGCCTGGCGCCGACTGCGCTCCGGTGAGGCGAAAGCGTCCGGGTGGTGCTGGTTCGTCATCGCCCTCGCCGCATCCCTCGGCGCGAACGTCGCCACCGCCGGCCTCCTCGACCTCAACGACGTACCCGCCTGGCTACGCATCCTCGTCGCGGGCTGGCCCGCCGTCGCCTTCCTCGGCGGAACCCTCCTCGCCCACACCACACCGACGACAACCGACAAGGACCCCGAGGACACAGACGACACCGTGGACCAGGAGGACGTCCCCGAACTCGCCCCCGAGGAACCGCCACCGACACCACCGGCCATCGAGCCACCGCCGCCCGAACGGCCCGCCGTACCCGTCCCGGCCGCCCTCGTCGAACACGCCCGCAAAGTCGCCGCAGAACACCACACCCGCACCGGAACACCCATCGACACCCCGACCCTCCGCGCTCGCCTCGGCGTCCCCGCGCCCATGGCCGAAGCCATCGCCGCCCACCTCGCCCCGACCGGGAGCTGA
- a CDS encoding FtsK/SpoIIIE domain-containing protein, whose amino-acid sequence MSDLVTLLEVGGPVAALGGGAAYTRAKHPRVYWPTVGLPISTARLLGSYGSVMEACGLTVAPSRLRVLAVKATTRREVRPVPPRRGIIRPTSTGLRLRLRLAPGQEPADVAASAERLRHAWGVHAVYVSTVKPGVVELRLVGFDVLRNVRMPRKATAELLKVPVALREDATPFVRDYRTIPHQLTLGATLSGKSMYLRHLITGLARQSVALVGIDCKRGVELAPFASRLSALATDPDEAAELLPVLVKEMEDRYDLIKARQGIAPGTPDEEITSDIWGLPDSERPVPIVLFVDEVAELFLVATKKDEERRDEMVTQLIRLAQLGRAAGIYLEVCGQRFGAELGKGATMLRAQLTGRVCHRVNDEASAKMALGDIAPEAVSAACAIAPELPGLAVAGDTSGGWSRIRTPYLSLGDAAEICRESAHLVPDLPALKPFRPDTPVQPVESSALAAQPHPVTD is encoded by the coding sequence ATGTCCGATCTGGTGACTCTTCTGGAGGTGGGTGGTCCTGTCGCCGCGCTCGGCGGCGGGGCTGCCTACACCCGGGCCAAGCACCCTCGCGTGTACTGGCCCACGGTCGGCCTGCCGATATCGACTGCCCGGCTCCTCGGCTCGTACGGCTCGGTCATGGAGGCGTGCGGCCTGACCGTGGCGCCGTCCCGGCTGCGGGTCCTCGCCGTCAAGGCCACCACCCGGCGGGAGGTCCGGCCGGTGCCGCCTCGGCGGGGCATCATCCGGCCTACCTCGACCGGGCTGCGGCTTCGTCTCCGGCTCGCTCCGGGCCAGGAACCCGCCGACGTCGCCGCCTCGGCCGAACGGCTGCGGCATGCCTGGGGCGTCCACGCCGTGTACGTCTCGACCGTCAAGCCGGGCGTCGTCGAACTACGGCTCGTCGGCTTCGACGTACTGCGGAACGTGCGGATGCCACGCAAGGCCACCGCCGAACTCCTCAAGGTGCCCGTGGCGCTGCGGGAGGACGCGACCCCGTTCGTCCGCGACTACCGCACCATTCCGCATCAGCTCACCCTCGGCGCCACCCTGTCCGGCAAGTCCATGTACCTGCGGCACCTGATCACCGGGCTTGCCCGGCAGTCCGTCGCCCTGGTCGGTATCGACTGCAAGCGGGGTGTGGAGCTGGCGCCGTTCGCCTCCCGGCTCTCGGCTCTTGCGACCGATCCCGACGAGGCTGCCGAGCTGCTGCCCGTTCTCGTGAAGGAGATGGAGGACCGCTACGACCTGATCAAGGCCCGGCAAGGTATCGCGCCGGGCACCCCCGACGAGGAGATCACCTCCGACATCTGGGGCCTGCCCGACAGCGAACGCCCGGTGCCGATCGTGCTGTTCGTCGACGAGGTGGCCGAACTCTTCCTCGTCGCCACGAAGAAGGACGAGGAACGGCGCGACGAGATGGTCACCCAGCTCATCCGCCTCGCCCAGCTCGGCCGCGCCGCCGGGATCTACCTGGAAGTCTGCGGTCAGCGCTTCGGCGCCGAGCTGGGCAAGGGCGCCACCATGCTCCGCGCTCAGCTCACCGGCCGGGTCTGCCACCGCGTCAACGACGAAGCATCCGCCAAGATGGCGCTCGGGGACATCGCCCCCGAAGCGGTCTCCGCCGCCTGCGCCATCGCTCCCGAACTGCCCGGCCTGGCCGTGGCTGGTGACACCTCCGGCGGCTGGTCCCGCATCCGCACGCCGTACCTCTCCCTCGGCGACGCCGCCGAGATCTGCCGGGAGTCGGCCCACCTCGTGCCCGACCTGCCCGCGCTCAAGCCCTTCCGGCCCGACACCCCCGTACAGCCCGTGGAGTCCTCAGCCCTGGCAGCGCAGCCGCACCCGGTGACCGACTGA
- a CDS encoding GntR family transcriptional regulator has protein sequence MPSLPSGFLGDLDPTSDRAVFRQIADQLREAIDRGRFKEGEKLPSEAELVDHYGVSRMTVRNSFSVLQGEGLVHAEHGKGVFVRPRPPVRRLASDRFARRHREQGKAAFIVEANAAGSHPQVDSLEVKEEKASQDVSTRLGSVRRVLARRRRYLLDGRPVEFATSYLPLDIARGTPIAEPNPGPGGIYARLEELGHRLDHFEEEIRARMPSPAEVKTLRLASGVPVIHLIRTAFDAEGRAVEVCDTVMAADAYVLAYQLPAT, from the coding sequence GTGCCCTCTCTTCCTTCCGGCTTCCTCGGTGATCTCGACCCCACGAGCGATCGTGCGGTGTTTCGGCAGATCGCCGACCAGTTGCGCGAGGCCATCGACCGGGGGCGGTTCAAGGAGGGTGAAAAGTTGCCCTCGGAGGCTGAGCTTGTTGACCACTACGGGGTATCCCGGATGACGGTCCGCAACTCCTTCTCCGTCCTCCAGGGCGAAGGGCTCGTGCACGCCGAGCACGGCAAGGGCGTCTTCGTCCGGCCCCGGCCTCCTGTGCGACGGCTCGCCTCCGACCGGTTCGCCCGGCGCCACCGCGAGCAGGGCAAGGCGGCCTTCATCGTCGAAGCCAACGCGGCCGGCAGTCACCCCCAGGTCGACAGCCTTGAGGTCAAGGAAGAGAAGGCCAGCCAGGACGTCTCGACACGGCTCGGGTCCGTGCGTCGGGTGCTGGCTCGTCGGCGCCGGTATCTGCTCGACGGACGTCCGGTCGAGTTCGCGACCTCGTATCTGCCGCTCGACATCGCGCGCGGTACGCCCATTGCCGAACCCAACCCCGGGCCCGGCGGGATCTACGCCCGCCTTGAGGAACTGGGGCACCGACTCGACCACTTCGAGGAGGAGATTCGCGCCCGGATGCCGTCACCGGCTGAGGTGAAGACGCTCCGGCTGGCCTCCGGTGTGCCGGTGATCCACCTGATCCGTACCGCCTTCGACGCCGAAGGCCGGGCCGTGGAGGTCTGCGACACGGTCATGGCGGCGGACGCGTACGTCCTGGCGTACCAGCTCCCGGCGACGTGA
- a CDS encoding NUDIX hydrolase, whose product MSVAGVIVDDQNRALLIKRRDNGKWEPPGGVLEREETLPEALQREVLEETGIKIALPATLTGVYKNMTGLIVSLVFRCEAADGTPTTGDETRALRWATREEVTELADEAYAIRVLDALDATSPPAIRAHDGVKLI is encoded by the coding sequence GTGAGCGTCGCCGGAGTCATCGTCGACGACCAGAACCGGGCCCTCTTGATCAAACGCCGTGACAACGGCAAGTGGGAACCCCCGGGCGGAGTCCTCGAACGCGAGGAAACCCTCCCCGAAGCCCTCCAGCGCGAAGTCCTCGAAGAGACCGGCATCAAGATCGCGCTTCCCGCGACCCTGACCGGGGTCTACAAGAACATGACGGGCCTGATCGTCTCGCTGGTCTTCCGCTGCGAAGCGGCCGACGGCACACCGACCACCGGCGACGAGACCCGCGCACTGCGCTGGGCCACCCGTGAAGAAGTCACCGAGCTTGCCGACGAGGCATACGCGATCCGCGTCCTGGACGCACTCGACGCAACATCCCCGCCGGCCATCCGCGCCCACGACGGCGTGAAACTCATCTAG
- a CDS encoding ATP-binding protein, with protein sequence MHEYTSTARVWGLTCPGFPEEVSRARRWTRDILRGSPLADDAELIVSELSANAILHTASGMESGSFHLALAVTRQVIALSVTDGGGTGTAPKAEHQDNEAEHGRGLGMVTALAHRVAIHGSNDGYTVTAELFTGTRPGDHPC encoded by the coding sequence ATGCACGAGTATACGAGCACTGCGCGGGTCTGGGGACTCACTTGCCCAGGATTTCCGGAAGAGGTGAGCCGGGCCCGCCGCTGGACCCGCGACATCCTGCGCGGATCACCCCTGGCTGACGACGCCGAGCTGATCGTGAGCGAGCTGAGCGCGAACGCGATCCTCCACACGGCCAGCGGCATGGAGTCCGGCAGCTTCCACCTGGCCCTCGCGGTGACCCGGCAGGTGATCGCCCTCTCGGTGACGGACGGCGGAGGAACCGGCACGGCCCCCAAGGCCGAGCACCAGGACAACGAGGCCGAACACGGCCGGGGCCTGGGCATGGTCACCGCACTCGCCCACCGAGTCGCCATCCACGGCAGCAACGACGGCTACACGGTCACCGCGGAACTCTTCACCGGCACCCGACCGGGAGACCACCCGTGCTGA